From Blastochloris viridis, one genomic window encodes:
- a CDS encoding DMT family protein, whose protein sequence is MTSLTSPYVAPILLLIGSNVFMTLAWYGHLQFKSHSLITVILVSWSIALIEYCMAVPANRLGHAVYSAAQLKTIQEVITLTIFAVFSVMVLKEQLGWNHLFGFALIVAGATLIFRGS, encoded by the coding sequence ATGACGAGCCTGACGTCCCCCTACGTCGCACCGATCCTGCTTTTGATCGGCTCCAATGTGTTCATGACCCTCGCCTGGTACGGCCACCTTCAGTTCAAAAGCCACTCGCTGATCACCGTCATCCTGGTGAGCTGGTCGATCGCGCTGATCGAATACTGCATGGCGGTGCCGGCCAACCGCCTCGGCCACGCGGTCTATTCGGCGGCCCAGCTCAAGACGATCCAGGAGGTGATCACGCTGACCATCTTCGCGGTGTTCTCGGTGATGGTGCTGAAGGAGCAGCTCGGCTGGAACCACCTGTTCGGCTTCGCCCTGATCGTGGCCGGAGCCACGCTGATCTTCCGCGGCTCCTAG
- a CDS encoding glutathione S-transferase family protein translates to MYTLYSMQQSGNAYKVRLAFNQLEIPFTLVNVDILRGENRTPDFLRKNPEGRIPLLEMRGRGYLAESNAILCFIAEATALFPDGRWERAEVLRWMFFEQNSHETYLAQPRFWLSIRGGADLRRDHFDDWMERGYAALMSMERHLATAAWFAAGRYTIADIALFAHTHVAGEGGFDLATFPNVLAWLDRVKAQPRHIGIDWVAEPP, encoded by the coding sequence GTGTACACGCTCTATTCGATGCAGCAGTCGGGCAACGCCTACAAGGTCCGGCTGGCCTTCAACCAGCTGGAAATCCCCTTCACGCTCGTCAACGTCGACATCCTGCGCGGGGAGAACCGGACGCCGGATTTCCTGCGCAAGAACCCCGAGGGCCGCATCCCGCTGCTCGAGATGCGCGGGCGCGGCTATCTGGCCGAATCCAACGCCATCCTGTGCTTCATCGCCGAGGCCACCGCGTTGTTCCCGGACGGGCGGTGGGAGCGGGCGGAGGTGCTTCGCTGGATGTTCTTCGAGCAGAACTCCCACGAGACCTATCTCGCCCAGCCGCGGTTCTGGCTGTCGATCCGCGGCGGCGCCGACCTGCGGCGCGACCATTTCGACGACTGGATGGAACGCGGCTACGCCGCGCTGATGTCGATGGAGCGCCATCTCGCCACCGCCGCGTGGTTCGCCGCCGGCCGCTACACCATCGCCGACATCGCGCTGTTCGCCCACACCCACGTCGCCGGTGAGGGCGGCTTCGATCTCGCGACCTTCCCGAACGTCTTGGCCTGGCTGGACCGGGTCAAGGCCCAGCCCCGCCACATCGGCATCGACTGGGTGGCCGAGCCACCGTGA
- a CDS encoding putative bifunctional diguanylate cyclase/phosphodiesterase — MTFRKSGAWFFIGLFAGVVLLAGATLAFVQVTVERLIRADAESAVANWKRHFALNLPDFADIAAGRAPLPGSAAFLAAHRHGMRIVRYQLCDTAGHIRLTSDEIEGQVRTGGTVVDPVAGEVAATAHPKTVLEHTDPLAPKSLFAVSYQPILVRGTVAGVFKAYVDQTEKSAGFDRLLSMVGMAFAALITLAFAAPAIVLQVRSRQKEAAEQTAEFLAIERKVAQVRNEFLAQRDELTRLMNRATLLARLSKRLARLPESGHTLAIHNIDIDQLRRINDEHGYDIGDGLIRAVAETLSGAIGECDLVGRISGNGFLIIQDEIEQPATALRFARRLKDALDRPFVVKGLDLVCGASIGLAIAPAHGTTAEALLHSSELALKSACSPGVRADVCLFEVGMEAQIRRRHELEALVRDAAANEAFELHFQPVVRARTGRPAYFEALLRLPRPDGSYVPPTVFVPIAEDLGLINAIGAWALNRAAAAAAAWPQPLGVAVNLSPAQFANADLCRIVTDALAASGLDPHRLELEITEGLLLRDTESVLGQLQTLRAIGVSTAMDDFGTGYSSLGYLWRFPFDKIKIDRSFMIGWEARDQHISHILRTIVALGHTLDMQVTAEGVEMAEQAALLRGMGCDFLQGFHFSRPLPEAEVAPYLMRAVLLSAFGDPPPRRAALQLVTAR, encoded by the coding sequence ATGACGTTTCGGAAATCCGGCGCCTGGTTCTTCATCGGCCTGTTCGCCGGCGTCGTCCTGTTGGCCGGAGCCACGCTGGCATTCGTCCAGGTCACCGTCGAGAGGCTGATCCGTGCCGATGCTGAATCCGCGGTCGCCAACTGGAAGCGCCATTTCGCGCTGAACCTCCCCGATTTCGCCGACATTGCCGCAGGCCGGGCGCCGTTGCCGGGCAGCGCCGCCTTCCTGGCCGCCCACCGTCACGGCATGCGCATCGTGCGCTACCAATTGTGCGACACCGCCGGCCACATCCGCCTCACCTCGGACGAGATCGAGGGCCAGGTGCGCACCGGCGGCACCGTCGTCGACCCGGTCGCCGGCGAGGTCGCCGCCACCGCCCACCCCAAAACCGTTCTGGAGCACACCGACCCGTTGGCGCCGAAGTCACTGTTCGCCGTGTCCTACCAGCCGATCCTGGTGCGCGGGACGGTTGCCGGCGTGTTCAAGGCCTATGTCGACCAGACCGAAAAGAGCGCCGGCTTCGACCGCCTGCTGTCGATGGTCGGTATGGCGTTCGCGGCCCTGATCACCTTGGCATTCGCCGCGCCGGCGATCGTGCTCCAGGTCCGCTCGCGCCAGAAGGAGGCCGCCGAGCAGACCGCCGAGTTCCTCGCCATCGAGCGCAAGGTCGCACAGGTCCGCAACGAATTCCTCGCGCAGCGCGACGAGCTGACACGGCTGATGAACCGGGCGACGCTGCTCGCCCGGTTGTCGAAGCGGCTGGCCCGGCTGCCCGAGAGCGGCCACACGCTGGCGATCCACAACATCGACATCGACCAGCTGCGGCGCATCAACGACGAGCACGGCTACGACATCGGCGATGGCCTGATCCGCGCCGTCGCCGAGACGCTGAGCGGCGCCATCGGCGAGTGCGATCTGGTCGGGCGCATCAGCGGCAACGGCTTTTTGATCATCCAGGACGAGATCGAGCAGCCCGCCACCGCGCTGCGTTTCGCCCGCCGGCTGAAGGATGCGCTCGACCGCCCGTTCGTGGTCAAGGGCCTCGACCTCGTCTGCGGTGCCTCGATCGGCCTTGCCATCGCGCCGGCCCACGGCACCACCGCCGAAGCGCTGCTGCACAGTTCGGAGCTTGCGCTCAAATCGGCCTGCTCGCCCGGCGTGCGCGCCGACGTCTGCCTGTTCGAGGTCGGCATGGAGGCGCAAATCCGCCGCCGCCACGAACTCGAGGCCCTGGTGCGGGACGCCGCCGCCAACGAGGCGTTCGAGCTTCATTTCCAGCCGGTGGTGCGTGCGCGCACCGGCAGGCCGGCCTATTTCGAGGCGCTGCTGCGGCTGCCGCGGCCCGACGGCAGCTACGTCCCGCCGACGGTGTTCGTGCCGATTGCCGAGGACCTCGGCCTGATCAACGCCATCGGCGCCTGGGCGCTGAACCGCGCCGCCGCCGCCGCGGCGGCTTGGCCGCAGCCGCTGGGCGTCGCCGTCAATCTGTCGCCCGCGCAGTTCGCCAACGCCGACCTGTGCAGGATCGTCACCGACGCGCTGGCGGCGTCCGGGCTCGATCCCCATCGCCTCGAACTGGAGATCACCGAGGGGCTGCTGCTGCGCGACACCGAAAGCGTGCTGGGGCAGCTTCAGACCCTCCGGGCGATTGGCGTGTCGACGGCGATGGACGACTTCGGCACCGGCTATTCGAGCCTGGGCTATTTGTGGCGTTTCCCGTTCGACAAGATCAAGATCGACCGCTCGTTCATGATCGGCTGGGAAGCGCGCGACCAGCACATTTCCCACATCCTGCGCACCATCGTCGCGCTCGGCCACACCCTCGACATGCAGGTCACCGCCGAGGGCGTCGAAATGGCCGAGCAGGCGGCGCTGCTGCGCGGGATGGGGTGCGACTTCCTGCAGGGCTTTCACTTCAGCCGGCCGCTGCCCGAGGCGGAGGTGGCGCCCTATTTGATGCGCGCCGTGCTGCTGTCCGCCTTTGGCGACCCGCCGCCGCGCCGCGCCGCGCTCCAGCTCGTCACCGCCCGCTGA
- a CDS encoding globin-coupled sensor protein yields MVADTALAKRAAFIRIDDETRRHLRELSPVVAACMPPALDKFYQHIAATPDMARLFRSPERIAHARMRQMQHWALITEATFDEAYVASVSSVGRTHNKLGLEPGWYIGGYTYLINEVVAALLGRASSWFGGGPSADIRGKIAAFVQAAMLDMDFAISVYLEESRREKQEALAQIADLFQSSIGTITTTVDAETQDVHRNANEMAATADTTKKRAMTVAAAAAESSASVGSVAVAVEQLSSSINEISSRVQVAAATASSVADRARETRAVVSNLVKVADEIGGIITLIKTIAAQTNLLALNATIEAARAGDAGRGFAVVASEVKTLAGQTTKATEDIERQVGMIQTVTTQTATSIEEINEANAKVNEAFASIAAAVEQQSAATQEIARATGDAEAGSRNVAGEMNEVRGDAETTGQAAGQMLTASATLASEIERLRTEATAFLNRIRAA; encoded by the coding sequence ATGGTTGCCGATACTGCACTGGCGAAACGCGCTGCGTTCATCCGCATTGATGATGAGACCCGTCGGCATCTGCGCGAGCTGAGCCCGGTGGTGGCGGCGTGCATGCCGCCTGCGCTCGACAAGTTCTATCAGCACATCGCCGCGACGCCGGACATGGCCCGGCTGTTCCGCTCGCCCGAGCGCATCGCCCATGCCCGCATGCGCCAGATGCAGCACTGGGCGCTGATCACCGAGGCCACGTTCGACGAGGCTTACGTCGCCTCGGTGTCCAGCGTCGGCCGCACCCACAACAAGCTCGGTCTGGAGCCGGGCTGGTACATCGGCGGCTACACCTATCTCATCAACGAGGTGGTGGCGGCGCTGCTAGGCCGGGCGTCGAGCTGGTTCGGCGGTGGGCCGTCGGCGGACATTCGCGGCAAGATCGCGGCGTTCGTGCAGGCGGCGATGCTCGACATGGACTTCGCCATCAGCGTCTATCTGGAGGAGAGCCGCCGCGAAAAGCAGGAGGCGCTGGCCCAGATCGCCGACTTGTTCCAGTCCTCGATCGGCACCATCACCACCACCGTCGATGCGGAGACGCAGGACGTGCACCGCAACGCCAATGAGATGGCGGCGACCGCCGACACCACCAAGAAACGCGCGATGACGGTCGCGGCGGCGGCGGCGGAATCGAGCGCCAGCGTCGGCTCGGTCGCGGTGGCGGTCGAGCAGCTGTCGTCCTCGATCAACGAGATTTCGTCGCGGGTGCAGGTGGCCGCCGCGACCGCTAGCTCGGTTGCCGACCGGGCGCGGGAAACGCGCGCGGTGGTGTCTAACCTGGTCAAGGTCGCCGACGAAATCGGCGGCATCATCACCCTGATCAAGACCATCGCGGCGCAGACCAACCTGCTCGCCCTCAACGCCACCATCGAGGCCGCCCGCGCCGGCGACGCCGGCCGCGGCTTCGCGGTGGTGGCGAGCGAGGTCAAGACACTGGCCGGCCAGACCACCAAGGCGACCGAGGACATCGAGCGCCAGGTCGGCATGATCCAGACCGTGACCACCCAGACCGCGACCTCGATCGAGGAGATCAACGAGGCCAACGCCAAGGTCAACGAGGCGTTCGCCTCGATCGCGGCGGCGGTCGAGCAACAGTCGGCTGCCACCCAGGAGATCGCGCGCGCGACCGGGGACGCCGAGGCCGGCTCGCGCAACGTCGCCGGCGAGATGAACGAGGTGCGCGGCGACGCCGAAACCACCGGCCAGGCCGCCGGGCAGATGCTGACGGCGAGCGCGACGCTGGCCAGCGAGATCGAGCGGCTGCGGACGGAAGCCACCGCCTTCCTGAACCGCATTCGCGCAGCGTGA
- a CDS encoding pyridoxal phosphate-dependent aminotransferase → MGFLADNLSRIKPSATIMLTQMARELKTKGKDVISLSVGEPDFDTPDNIKEAAIAAIRRGETKYSPVPGIPELRQAVADKFKRENGLDYKPSQVIVGTGGKHVIFNALMATLNPGDEVICVAPYWVSYPEMVALCGGTPVLVSASQQHDFRLRPEDLERAITPRTKWIILNSPSNPSGAAYSRSELKALTDVLKRHPQVWVLSDDIYEHLTYGDFEFATAAQVEPELYDRTLTMNGVSKTYAMTGWRIGFAGAPERLIKAMDMIQGQQTSGTSTISQWAAVEALSGPQDCIPRFKAAFQRRRDLVVSMLNQARGLKCPTPEGAFYVYPSCAELIGKKTPGGKVIASDEDFVMELLATEGVATVHGSSFGLGPNFRVSYATSDDKLEEACRRIQRFAASLT, encoded by the coding sequence ATGGGCTTCCTCGCCGACAACCTGTCGCGCATCAAGCCGTCCGCTACGATCATGCTGACCCAGATGGCGCGGGAGCTGAAGACGAAGGGCAAGGACGTCATCTCGCTGTCGGTCGGCGAGCCGGATTTCGACACGCCCGACAACATCAAGGAGGCGGCGATTGCCGCCATCCGCCGCGGCGAGACCAAGTATTCGCCGGTGCCCGGCATTCCGGAGCTGCGCCAGGCGGTCGCCGACAAGTTCAAGCGCGAGAACGGCCTCGACTACAAGCCGAGCCAGGTCATCGTCGGCACCGGCGGCAAGCACGTCATCTTCAACGCGCTGATGGCGACGCTGAACCCCGGCGACGAGGTGATCTGCGTTGCGCCCTATTGGGTGAGCTACCCGGAGATGGTGGCGCTGTGCGGCGGCACCCCGGTGCTGGTGTCGGCCTCCCAGCAGCACGATTTCCGCCTTCGGCCGGAGGACCTGGAGCGCGCGATCACGCCGCGCACCAAGTGGATCATCCTCAACTCGCCGTCGAACCCCTCGGGCGCGGCCTACAGCCGGTCCGAGCTCAAGGCGCTCACCGATGTGCTCAAGCGCCACCCCCAGGTGTGGGTGCTGTCGGACGACATCTACGAGCACCTGACCTACGGCGATTTCGAGTTTGCCACCGCCGCCCAGGTCGAGCCGGAGCTTTACGATCGCACCCTCACCATGAACGGCGTGTCCAAGACCTACGCCATGACTGGCTGGCGCATCGGTTTCGCCGGCGCGCCGGAGCGGCTGATCAAGGCGATGGACATGATCCAGGGTCAGCAGACCTCGGGCACCTCGACCATCTCGCAATGGGCCGCGGTCGAGGCGCTGTCCGGCCCGCAGGACTGCATCCCGCGCTTCAAGGCAGCGTTCCAGCGCCGCCGCGACCTGGTGGTGTCGATGCTGAACCAGGCCCGCGGCCTCAAGTGCCCGACGCCGGAGGGCGCGTTCTACGTCTACCCGTCCTGCGCCGAGCTGATCGGCAAGAAGACGCCGGGTGGCAAGGTGATCGCCTCCGACGAGGACTTCGTGATGGAGTTGCTCGCCACCGAGGGCGTCGCCACCGTGCACGGCTCCTCGTTCGGGCTAGGGCCGAACTTCCGGGTGTCCTACGCCACTTCCGACGACAAGCTGGAGGAGGCCTGCCGCCGCATCCAGCGTTTCGCCGCCTCGCTGACGTAA
- a CDS encoding DUF992 domain-containing protein, which yields MKRRLAAAALAVMALTVPQAARAQSHAEVGVLECVSAGGTGFIIGSIRDVTCVFRPGPNQPGRPEQYVGTIRRFGLDIGVTERTVMVWGVLAPSRVIGRGDLVGDYAGVSGQATIGAGVGANVLVGGSNRTISLQPVSVEGSLGLNIAVGVAGLELR from the coding sequence ATGAAGCGTCGTCTCGCCGCCGCTGCGCTGGCGGTCATGGCTCTCACTGTGCCCCAGGCGGCGCGCGCGCAATCGCACGCCGAGGTCGGCGTGCTGGAATGCGTGTCGGCCGGCGGCACCGGCTTCATCATCGGCTCGATCCGCGACGTGACGTGCGTGTTCCGGCCGGGGCCGAACCAGCCGGGGCGGCCGGAGCAATATGTCGGCACCATTCGCCGCTTCGGCCTCGACATCGGCGTCACCGAGCGCACGGTAATGGTGTGGGGCGTGCTGGCGCCGAGCCGCGTCATCGGCCGCGGCGATCTGGTCGGCGATTACGCCGGGGTGTCGGGGCAGGCGACGATTGGCGCTGGCGTCGGCGCCAACGTGCTGGTCGGCGGCTCCAACCGCACCATCTCGCTGCAGCCGGTCAGCGTCGAGGGCTCGCTCGGGCTCAACATCGCGGTCGGCGTCGCCGGTCTGGAACTGCGCTGA
- a CDS encoding elongation factor G — protein MPSNSEARSPRCIAVVGPFQSGKTTLLEAILARTGAIPRQGSVDTGSTVGDGSKESRLHKMTVEVGVASTTFLGENYTFIDCPGSVEFLHDMRAALPAVDAAVVVCEADERKLPQLAMVLREIEELGVPHLLFLNKIDKADKRVHDTLAALQPASRVPLLLRQIPIWHDGIVIGYVDLALERAFVYREHSASQVVPLEGDELSREKEARFQMLERLADHDDALMEQLLEEIEPPRDRVFDDLAKELREGQVTPVLLGSALKGNGIQRLLKALRHEVSGLADTTRRLGLTPGADTVGYVLKTLHTAHGGKMSIVRVLSGQVADGATLMGAKGDAARISGVFKMQGQHTEKRGPAITGETVALGKLDPVVTGDTVTSGKTPLPPLAEIKPVPPVLAIAVAARDRKDDVKLGQALNKLVEEDPSLVLVHNAEQSEIVLWGQGEMQLRVAVERLQDRFQIAVTSHPPRVGYRETIRKGVVQRGRHKKQSGGHGQFGDCVLDIQPLPRSSGFQFAEKITGGVVPRQYIPSIEEGVKDGLKEGPLGFPVVDVAVTLVDGSYHTVDSSDMAFRTAGRVGLVEALPNCQPVLLEPIHHVEVYCPNDATAKVNAILSGRRGQILGFEPRADWPGWDVVRAEMPEAEIGNLIVELRSATAGVGTYTTRFDHMAELVGRAADLVIAAKKAAAA, from the coding sequence ATGCCAAGCAACAGCGAAGCGAGAAGTCCCCGATGCATTGCAGTGGTGGGGCCGTTCCAGAGCGGCAAGACCACGCTGCTCGAGGCGATCCTGGCCCGTACCGGGGCCATTCCCCGGCAGGGCTCGGTCGACACCGGTTCGACCGTCGGTGACGGCTCCAAAGAATCCCGACTCCACAAGATGACGGTCGAGGTCGGCGTCGCCAGCACGACCTTCCTCGGTGAGAATTACACCTTCATCGATTGCCCAGGTTCGGTCGAGTTCCTCCACGACATGCGCGCGGCGCTGCCGGCGGTCGATGCCGCGGTGGTGGTGTGCGAAGCCGACGAGCGCAAGCTGCCTCAGCTCGCGATGGTGCTGCGCGAGATCGAAGAGCTCGGCGTTCCGCACCTGTTGTTCCTCAACAAGATCGACAAGGCCGACAAGCGCGTCCACGACACGCTCGCCGCGTTGCAGCCGGCGAGCCGGGTGCCGCTGCTGCTCCGCCAGATCCCGATCTGGCACGACGGCATCGTGATCGGCTACGTCGACCTCGCGCTGGAGCGGGCGTTCGTCTATCGCGAGCATTCGGCCTCCCAGGTGGTGCCGCTCGAAGGCGACGAGCTGTCGCGCGAGAAGGAAGCGCGCTTCCAGATGCTGGAGCGGCTGGCCGACCACGACGACGCGCTGATGGAGCAGCTGCTCGAAGAGATCGAGCCGCCGCGCGACCGGGTGTTCGACGATCTCGCCAAGGAGCTGCGCGAGGGCCAGGTGACGCCGGTGCTGCTCGGCTCCGCGCTCAAGGGCAACGGCATTCAGCGCCTGCTCAAGGCGCTGCGTCACGAGGTGTCCGGCCTTGCCGACACCACCAGGCGGCTGGGCCTGACGCCCGGTGCCGATACGGTCGGCTATGTGCTGAAGACGCTGCACACCGCCCACGGCGGCAAGATGTCGATCGTGCGCGTGCTGTCCGGCCAGGTCGCCGACGGCGCGACGCTGATGGGCGCCAAGGGCGATGCCGCCCGCATCTCCGGCGTGTTCAAGATGCAGGGGCAGCACACCGAAAAGCGCGGGCCGGCCATCACCGGCGAGACGGTGGCGCTCGGCAAGCTCGACCCGGTGGTGACCGGCGACACCGTCACCTCCGGCAAGACGCCGCTGCCGCCGCTGGCGGAGATCAAGCCGGTGCCGCCGGTGCTGGCGATCGCCGTCGCCGCCCGCGACCGCAAGGACGATGTCAAGCTCGGCCAGGCGCTGAACAAGCTGGTGGAGGAGGATCCCTCGCTGGTGCTGGTGCACAACGCCGAGCAGAGCGAGATCGTGTTGTGGGGCCAGGGTGAGATGCAGCTTCGCGTCGCCGTCGAGCGCCTGCAGGACCGCTTCCAGATCGCGGTGACGTCCCATCCGCCGCGGGTCGGCTATCGCGAGACCATCCGCAAGGGCGTGGTGCAGCGCGGCCGGCACAAGAAGCAGTCGGGCGGCCACGGCCAGTTCGGCGATTGCGTGCTGGACATCCAGCCGCTGCCGCGCTCCTCGGGCTTTCAGTTCGCCGAGAAGATCACCGGCGGCGTGGTGCCGCGCCAGTACATTCCCTCGATCGAGGAGGGCGTGAAGGACGGCCTGAAGGAGGGCCCGCTCGGCTTCCCGGTGGTCGACGTGGCGGTGACGCTGGTCGACGGCTCCTACCACACCGTCGATTCGTCCGACATGGCGTTCCGCACCGCCGGCCGCGTCGGCCTGGTCGAGGCGCTGCCCAACTGCCAGCCGGTGCTGCTGGAGCCGATCCACCACGTCGAGGTGTATTGCCCCAACGACGCCACCGCCAAGGTCAACGCCATCCTGTCCGGCCGCCGCGGCCAGATCCTCGGCTTCGAGCCGCGCGCAGACTGGCCGGGCTGGGACGTGGTGCGGGCGGAGATGCCGGAGGCTGAGATCGGCAACCTCATCGTCGAGCTGCGCTCGGCCACCGCCGGCGTCGGCACCTACACCACCCGCTTCGACCACATGGCCGAGCTGGTCGGCCGTGCCGCCGATCTGGTGATCGCGGCGAAAAAGGCCGCTGCGGCGTGA
- the msrP gene encoding protein-methionine-sulfoxide reductase catalytic subunit MsrP: protein MSEPIGRPAIIRRPGWVLPDSAAAPERTFLNRRALLAGLAGGATLATPAAADWLDIFRSKPAPPPGPDPTAGLYPVPRNDAYQLDRPLTPEDVVVGNVNFYEFSSDKPTAARLAQRMDIRPWTVKIDGLVEAETTVDIDALIRRFALEERTYRHRCVEAWSIAVPWSGFAMSKLIEFAKPLPAARYVRFETFGNASWAPGQKQSWYPWPYADAFTMAECANELAFMATGAYGKPLNRANGSPLRAILPWKYGFKQPKAIVRVSFLDARPKGFWERVQGFEYGFWANVNPEVPHPRWSQARERDLATGEMRPTQIFNGYGRYVAHLYEGKEGERLFM from the coding sequence GTGTCCGAGCCGATTGGCCGGCCTGCCATCATCCGCAGGCCGGGTTGGGTGCTGCCCGACAGTGCGGCGGCGCCCGAGCGCACCTTTCTCAACCGCCGTGCCCTTCTCGCCGGGCTTGCCGGCGGCGCGACGCTTGCCACGCCGGCGGCGGCCGATTGGCTCGACATCTTCCGCAGCAAGCCCGCTCCACCACCTGGGCCCGATCCAACCGCCGGGCTCTATCCGGTGCCGCGCAACGACGCCTATCAACTCGACCGGCCGTTGACGCCGGAAGACGTGGTGGTCGGCAACGTCAACTTTTACGAGTTCTCCTCCGACAAGCCGACCGCGGCGCGCCTTGCCCAGCGCATGGACATCCGGCCGTGGACGGTGAAGATCGACGGGCTGGTCGAGGCCGAGACCACGGTCGACATCGACGCGCTGATCCGGCGCTTTGCGCTGGAGGAGCGCACCTACCGCCATCGCTGCGTCGAGGCGTGGTCGATCGCGGTGCCGTGGTCCGGCTTTGCGATGTCGAAGCTCATCGAGTTCGCCAAGCCGCTGCCTGCGGCGCGCTACGTGCGGTTCGAGACCTTCGGCAATGCCAGCTGGGCGCCGGGCCAGAAGCAGAGCTGGTATCCCTGGCCCTATGCCGACGCCTTCACCATGGCGGAGTGCGCGAACGAACTGGCCTTCATGGCAACGGGCGCCTACGGCAAGCCGCTCAACCGGGCGAACGGCTCGCCGCTCCGCGCGATCCTGCCGTGGAAGTACGGCTTCAAGCAGCCCAAGGCCATCGTGCGCGTCAGCTTTCTCGACGCCCGGCCCAAGGGGTTCTGGGAGCGGGTGCAGGGCTTCGAATACGGCTTCTGGGCCAATGTGAATCCGGAGGTGCCGCACCCGCGCTGGAGCCAGGCGCGCGAGCGCGATCTTGCCACCGGCGAGATGCGGCCGACCCAGATCTTCAACGGCTACGGGCGGTATGTCGCCCACCTCTATGAGGGCAAAGAGGGCGAGCGGCTGTTCATGTAG
- a CDS encoding LysR family transcriptional regulator, translating into MDWDKLKIFHAAAEAGSFTHAGEALGLSQSAVSRQVSALEQELHVPLFHRHARGLILTEQGELLFRTAHDVFVKLEAARSELTDSRDRPNGELKVTTTVGLGTHWLTPRLGEFGEKYPDIRLTLIFTDEELDLAMREADVALRMRQPVQADLVQRKLFTVHFHAYASPDYLKHHSQPRTFDDLDRHRLISFGGAVPSYLQNSNWLESAGREGREPRRSWIRVNNILALKQAVERGLGIGMLPDYMVDDSAGLIQLFPDNSPGLDAYFVYPQELKSVARVQAFRDFLVSKASRWNF; encoded by the coding sequence ATGGACTGGGACAAACTGAAGATATTCCACGCGGCCGCCGAGGCCGGGTCGTTCACCCATGCCGGCGAGGCGCTCGGGCTGTCGCAGTCGGCGGTCAGCCGGCAGGTCTCAGCGTTGGAGCAGGAGCTGCACGTTCCGTTGTTCCATCGCCACGCCCGCGGCCTGATCCTCACCGAGCAGGGCGAGCTGCTGTTCCGCACCGCCCACGACGTGTTCGTCAAGCTGGAGGCGGCGCGCAGCGAGCTGACCGACAGCCGCGACCGCCCCAACGGCGAACTGAAGGTCACCACCACGGTCGGGCTCGGCACCCATTGGCTGACGCCGCGGCTCGGCGAGTTCGGCGAAAAGTATCCCGACATCCGCCTGACGCTGATTTTCACCGACGAGGAGCTCGACCTCGCCATGCGCGAGGCCGATGTCGCGCTGCGGATGCGCCAGCCGGTGCAGGCCGATCTGGTGCAGCGCAAGCTGTTCACCGTGCATTTCCACGCCTACGCCAGCCCGGACTACCTCAAGCACCACAGCCAGCCGCGCACCTTCGACGACCTCGACCGCCACCGCCTGATCTCGTTCGGCGGCGCGGTGCCGAGCTATCTGCAGAACTCCAACTGGCTGGAAAGCGCCGGCCGCGAGGGCCGCGAGCCGCGCCGCTCCTGGATCCGGGTCAACAACATCCTGGCGCTGAAGCAGGCGGTCGAGCGCGGCCTCGGCATCGGCATGCTGCCGGACTACATGGTCGACGACAGCGCCGGGCTGATCCAGCTGTTCCCCGACAACTCGCCTGGCCTCGACGCCTATTTCGTCTATCCGCAGGAGCTGAAGTCGGTCGCCCGCGTCCAGGCCTTCCGCGACTTCCTGGTCTCCAAGGCCAGCCGCTGGAATTTCTGA